Proteins encoded in a region of the Ornithodoros turicata isolate Travis chromosome 3, ASM3712646v1, whole genome shotgun sequence genome:
- the LOC135388833 gene encoding oxytocin receptor-like has product MRPEEMAHEETSPVDGLQPITQTYTLTLASLSPPLNITFPENLSDPSLIDEDRVMGPQYHQRVRVGIIITMIVVSVFGNSVVCWKLLLNRRHRRVSKARVLFLNLAIADLLIACVTMTSQVVWEVMGRLWIAGDVFCRFFKVLQTFALVSSTYMLVSIALDRHIAIVTPLAPSPDPWRLAIGTWIAALLPSLPNFYVFHSIEVSPGKCYCASIFYGGDTPLSHRQIYMGFVFFMVFIGPLLLLFALYTGILLSIWRQGANSAKMGQQTGSALPRAKVKTLRITVVVFLAFIITNVPYMIQEMILAFGNPGVLDPNIVALFGVISASNSALNPYIYLFFQSARGQHCGFWSHCVANAKNSIVYRWVSRLRSSNGNSSHGSSSPPIGSTSKLPLVTVTVTNGRGVNGVRTCTTVLNVNCHINCEPSKKPSDASSL; this is encoded by the exons ATGAGACCCGAAGAAATGGCACACGAAGAGACCTCCCCTGTGGACGGACTCCAGCCCATCACTCAGACGTACACCCTAACCCTAGCCTCTCTGTCCCCTCCCTTAAACATCACCTTCCCAGAAAACCTCTCCGACCCTTCCCTGATCGACGAAGACCGCGTCATGGGTCCCCAGTACCACCAACGGGTCCGCGTcggcatcatcatcaccatgaTCGTGGTGTCGGTCTTCGGCAACAGCGTCGTCTGCTGGAAATTGCTGTTGAACCGACGCCATCGTCGAGTCTCCAAGGCTCGCGTCCTCTTTCTCAACCTAGCCATCGCCGACTTGCTCATCGCCTGCGTCACAATGACATCGCAGGTCGTCTGGGAAGTCATGGGTCGTTTGTGGATTGCCGGCGATGTCTTCTGCAGGTTCTTCAAG GTGCTCCAGACGTTCGCTCTGGTATCTTCAACGTACATGTTGGTCAGCATCGCTCTCGACCGACACATAGCAATAGTGACACCACTGGCTCCAAGCCCAGACCCTTGGAGACTGGCTATCGGAACGTGGATCGCGGCCCTGTTGCCATCGCTACCGAACTTCTACGTGTTTCACAGTATCGAAGTGTCTCCGGGTAAATGCTACTGTGCGTCCATCTTCTACGGGGGCGACACGCCGCTGTCTCATCGGCAGATCTACATGGGCTTCGTCTTCTTCATGGTCTTCATTGGACCTCTCCTGCTCCTGTTCGCCCTCTACACCGGCATTCTGCTCAGCATTTGGCGACAGGGCGCCAACAGTGCGAAAATGGGACAACAGACCGGGTCGGCACTTCCGCGTGCCAAAGTGAAAACTCTTCGAATTACCGTCGTGGTGTTCTTGGCCTTCATAATCACCAACGTTCCGTACATGATTCAAGAAATGATCCTCGCGTTTGGCAACCCCGGGGTTCTCGATCCCAACATTGTTGCCTTGTTCGGTGTGATTTCCGCCAGCAACAGCGCCCTCAATCCCTACATCTACCTTTTCTTCCAGTCGGCAAGAGGACAGCACTGTGGCTTCTGGTCGCACTGTGTTGCGAATGCTAAAAACTCAATCGTCTACCGCTGGGTGAGTCGCCTGCGATCGTCCAATGGTAACTCATCGCACGGTTCCTCGTCTCCTCCGATTGGTTCGACGAGTAAGCTCCCTCTGGTGACGGTTACAGTGACCAACGGACGAGGCGTAAATGGAGTTAGAACGTGTACTACAGTGCTGAACGTGAACTGTCATATAAATTGCGAGCCTTCAAAGAAGCCGAGCGATGCCTCATCGTTATGA